The genomic stretch GATAATGAATTAGTTGAATTATAACTTTGGTTACCCATACCATATGGTTTTGTAGCGAACAATCTCATATTAGGATACTTCATTACAACACCATTTTCATTTGTTCTATCACCTCTAAACATAAAACGGCTAGCATTTGATATAGGCTGCCATTCATCTAATGTTTCAAAGTTGTAAAGTAGTCTAGTCTCCATGTAAACACTAGAAGTTTGTCCATAAACAGCAAATGAACTTATGCTTATGAATAGACAAATGATTATGAGGTAGCGAGAAAAATCTCTCGTACTTCTATAGAATTTCATAGCGCACTCTCCTTAATATTTATAGCTAAGCAATTATATCCAATAACTTAGCACCATTATATTATAATCAACAAAAATTGTCAACTATAAAATATAAAATTCTCATACTATTATATCGATATAATGCCTATATTATTTTAGGAAATAATTATTTAAATTTGATTAAAATTCATATTATGGTAATATTATTTTATAATTTTTTTAAATAATAAAATAAAATAATAAAAAATGAGATTAAACAAATATATAGCATCATTAAATATTGCAAGCAGAAGAGAAGCTGACAAACTTATTCAAAACGGAAACGTTAAAATAAATGGAATAGTAAATACAAATCCCGCATATCAGGTTTCTAATGATGATAAAGTAGAATGCGATATAAATGAATACAAAAAAGATAAAATATATATAAAATTAAATAAGCCTAGAGGATATGTTGTGTCTTCAAATAAAAAAGAAGGAAAACCTATATACAGCCTCATAAAAAATGATTTTAATAATATATATCCTGTAGGAAGACTTGATAAAGACAGCAGCGGACTTATAATACTAACTAATGACGGAGTTTTCAGCAGAAAAATTATAGGTGAAAATACAAACTGTAAAAAAGAATATTTTGTAAAAGTTAATGATAATATTCCGGATGGGGCTCTAAAAAAACTTGAATACGGAATATCTTTAGACGGACAAAAATTAAAACCTGCTGAAGTAAAAAGAATAAATAAAAACTCATTTCATATCATTCTTACAGAAGGAAAAAACAGACAAATCAGAAGAATGTGTCAAAAAATAGGTTTTGAAGTAATAATACTAAAAAGATTAAGAATAGCTGATATATTATTAGATGATTTAAAAGAGGGAACATTCAAGCATCTTACAAAAAATGAAATAAACTCTGTATTAGACAATTAGTATGATTATATATTATATAATAAATTGACAATTTTGTACGCTATATGTATAATTAATTAACATATATAAGTATTTAAATTATTTTTTTAAATATTTTTTTATAAAAATCAAATATATTTTACTATATTCTTATTTTATTAAATATAATTGACACAAAAAATTTTTTTTATATACTTTCTACTTGGAGAATTTATTTTTAAGGCTATTTTTATGAAAAACAACAGAATACTATTATTAAAATTGATTATCCCTTTTGCTGTCTTCTTAATTGCAGCATATATTGTTATGTTTTTTGCTTATAAAACTGTATATACCAATGAATTTATAAAAAATACATTGGTAGAGATGGATAATACTGAATTAGTAATATCAACAGAAATGGAAAAAGTATATGATGTAATGTACACATTAAGAGGATATTTTGGAGCAAACGAAAACTCATTTACAAGTATAAGAAGAACTTTAGAAAGCATATTAAAATCAAATAAAAATATATATGATATACTATACGGAAATGAAATACCATACAGAGATGGAGGACTTTTTGTTAATGGAATAAGTCCTTATCCTGATACTTATGATCAAACTTCAAGACTATGGTATAAAGGGGCTCTTACTAAAAATGGTATATTTATTACAGAGCCGTATGTTGATGCAAATACTGGGGGAATATGTATAACATTGGCATTAGCTGTATACACTAATAATTCACTAAAAGGAGTTATAGGTATAGACTTCTTAGAAATGA from Brachyspira murdochii DSM 12563 encodes the following:
- a CDS encoding pseudouridine synthase, translated to MRLNKYIASLNIASRREADKLIQNGNVKINGIVNTNPAYQVSNDDKVECDINEYKKDKIYIKLNKPRGYVVSSNKKEGKPIYSLIKNDFNNIYPVGRLDKDSSGLIILTNDGVFSRKIIGENTNCKKEYFVKVNDNIPDGALKKLEYGISLDGQKLKPAEVKRINKNSFHIILTEGKNRQIRRMCQKIGFEVIILKRLRIADILLDDLKEGTFKHLTKNEINSVLDN